In Candidatus Latescibacter sp., the genomic window AAGGTCCGGGCGCCATTCTATCCTGGGCTAAGAGCCGCGGGCACACGATTACCGAAACCAGTATGTTCCGGGGAGAACAACTGCCTGATGCAGAATATTTCGATTGGCTGATTGTAATGGGCGGGCCGATGGGCGCTGATGATGAGCTGCTCTATCCATGGCTCGCCTCGGAGAAAGAATATATAAAGAGTGCAATAACCAAAGGGAAAACGGTGTTGGGAGTATGTCTGGGAGCGCAGATTCTGGCGAAAGTGCTCGGGGGAAGAGTCTATCGGAATGAACACAGCGAAATCGGATGGTTCCCCGTTCGCCTTACTCCTGAGGCACGAAATTCCCCGGTTTTCAAAGTTCTTCCCGGGGAATTTGTTCCGTTTCACTGGCATGGGGATACATTTACCGTTCCACAGGGGGGTGTCAGGATGGCGGAGAGTAATGCCTGCGCTTTACAGGCATTTGCCTGTGGGGATCGTGTGTATGGCCTGCAGTTTCATCTCGAATCGACAACGGATAGCATTTCTGCAATGATACGGGAATGTTCCGGAGACCTTAAATCCGGTGAGTTCATACAAAAACCGGATGAAATGCTCTCGAAAATGCAGTATATTAAGAAAATACAAAAAATCATGCATATTTTTCTCGACCGGGTGGCAGAGGTGTCTTCAGGCAATCAGCAATGAGATTGTTTGGAGCAGCCCCCTTTCTGTCCTTCGGACATCCTTCCCCCGGAGGGGCAGGAATCGACTGTGGAGCAATGACTTCCCTTGCCCCATTCAGGGGGAAAGGGACCGAGGGATAGGGGGCTATGGAGATAAGTATCAAAAAAATTGATGATTTGAGAAAAGTTCTTTTTTCTCTGGATGGCCAGCGCATCGGCGCCTACAGAGAGCTTGCCGGAGAGTACGATTACGGCGATTTTATACTTACGGTTGACTATATTCCCGATGACCCTTCCAAACAATCCTCCCGGATGCGTGCGCGGGTTTCTCTGGATACAGCTAAATTCCCCCGCGATGTCTTCAACACCAGAAGCCGTGAGATCGGCGCCCGTGATTTCCTGGTCAGAGCGATCTGTTCCACCGCGGCGCGATTTTCCCGACCGGTTACCGGGATAAAAGGGGGAAAAGTAATTATAGACCGGCCCGGCCAGGAAATACTTGAGAACACCGCTCTAGTGTTGGGGAATGATTGCATCGAGGTGCGGTTTTCCGTGGATTTACCCGTAAAGAGAGAAAGAATTCCCGGACAGCAGGCTGCCGCTCTTTTCATCGATACCATTCCCAGGATAATCCGGGAGTGCCTGATATTCAAAAACCTGGACGGAGAAGGACTGGCGGAGTGGATCGAAACGAATGAGGATGCCGATGCCGCCCGATTAATGCTTGACGGACTGGGCCTGGCCGCATTTGTCGCCGATGGAAGTGTGCTTCCCCGCATTAGTTTCGTTGATCCCCGTGCCCTTGTTAAAGACGCAGCGCCGTTCAAAGCTCCCGATGAACTGGCTGTAACCCTAGATCTTCCCAATGCCGGAAAGGTGAGAGGAATGGGGATCCCCAAAGGGATAACTCTGGTTACCGGAGGCGGTGCGCAGGGGAAATCCACCCTCCTCGATGCTCTTGCTCTGGGAGTATATAATCACATCCCGGAAGATGGGAGGGAGCTGGTTGTCACAGCAGAGGATGCAGTCGGTATCCGCGCCGAGGAAGGCCGCCGCATAGAGAATGTGGACATATCCCCGTTTTTTTCTTCTCTGGAACGGGGGATGGATACCAGGCATTTCTCCGCACCGTTCGCTTCCCCCGCTGTATCCCAGGCCGCCAATATCATGGAAGCTGTAGAGATCGGGACATCCCTCCTCATTATAGACGAATCAACCTCCGCGGCTGATATCATGGATCATGATGCCCGTATGCAGGAGCTTATACCCGCCGACCAGGAGACGGTCACCACGCTGGTCGATATTCTTCCGCTTCTCAAAAGCCAAAATAAAATATCGGTCATTATCGCTGCAAATTGCGCGGGAGATTACCTTGAAATAGCGGATACGGTTATTTCACTGAACCGTTTTCAACCGTTTTTCGCCACCACAGATGCGAAGAGAATTGTAGCGGAGCATCCTTCGGGGAGAACTTCGCGTGCTGGTGATTTTCCTTCAGTAATCGAACGCCTTCCGCTCAGTCACAGCCTTGAGCCGTATAAAAATCCTTCCCCGGATCGTTCGAGATTTTACGGCCGTGGGTTTATCCAGTATGGGGATGAATTCATCGACTGTTCCAAGGTAGTCCAGCTGGTCAGCCATTCTCAGGGAAGGTCGATCTCCCGGAGCATTGCCCTGGTACACAGACTTATGGACAGCTCGAAATCTCTCGCCGATGCAGTGGAAAAAGTAATGGAGAGAGTGAATGGTGTCGGTCTTGATACCCTGTCCGGCCGATTGATGGGCGATCTGGCCTCGTTTCGCCCCTATGAACTTGCTGCGGCCATCAACCGGATGAGAAGGGTGAAAGTAAAATAAACGTTTTTTGAAATATCCCCGGCTTTAATACGTATAAAACGCCTAATGCAAAAGCCTGTGGTAATCCTTGAATCATCTCAATCAAAGTTCAGACTTTCTTTGCATCTTTGAGAGATTATTTTACATCTTTCGCCCTTCATCCTTGCCTTATTCTTCTCGCTCCCTCGGATACCTCTATCGGCCAGATGGCGGCGCCCCGGGAA contains:
- a CDS encoding type 1 glutamine amidotransferase is translated as MVENMRIHFFYHASFEGPGAILSWAKSRGHTITETSMFRGEQLPDAEYFDWLIVMGGPMGADDELLYPWLASEKEYIKSAITKGKTVLGVCLGAQILAKVLGGRVYRNEHSEIGWFPVRLTPEARNSPVFKVLPGEFVPFHWHGDTFTVPQGGVRMAESNACALQAFACGDRVYGLQFHLESTTDSISAMIRECSGDLKSGEFIQKPDEMLSKMQYIKKIQKIMHIFLDRVAEVSSGNQQ
- a CDS encoding ABC-ATPase domain-containing protein translates to MEISIKKIDDLRKVLFSLDGQRIGAYRELAGEYDYGDFILTVDYIPDDPSKQSSRMRARVSLDTAKFPRDVFNTRSREIGARDFLVRAICSTAARFSRPVTGIKGGKVIIDRPGQEILENTALVLGNDCIEVRFSVDLPVKRERIPGQQAAALFIDTIPRIIRECLIFKNLDGEGLAEWIETNEDADAARLMLDGLGLAAFVADGSVLPRISFVDPRALVKDAAPFKAPDELAVTLDLPNAGKVRGMGIPKGITLVTGGGAQGKSTLLDALALGVYNHIPEDGRELVVTAEDAVGIRAEEGRRIENVDISPFFSSLERGMDTRHFSAPFASPAVSQAANIMEAVEIGTSLLIIDESTSAADIMDHDARMQELIPADQETVTTLVDILPLLKSQNKISVIIAANCAGDYLEIADTVISLNRFQPFFATTDAKRIVAEHPSGRTSRAGDFPSVIERLPLSHSLEPYKNPSPDRSRFYGRGFIQYGDEFIDCSKVVQLVSHSQGRSISRSIALVHRLMDSSKSLADAVEKVMERVNGVGLDTLSGRLMGDLASFRPYELAAAINRMRRVKVK